The following are encoded in a window of Maridesulfovibrio bastinii DSM 16055 genomic DNA:
- a CDS encoding AI-2E family transporter: protein MIPAKNELLKSSKIYTISLLLLLFISLALGYAVIRPFLNTVIISIVLAGLFYPLSCRISSHIGGRKGVAAFLTVVIIVFAIIIPAVFFFFGLLGQGVDSVTAINNWIKTTDFSSLVSSYKFDYYIKLIQAKLPFIHIDSGDIQSRILEISRTFGQMMLTSGTWIAGNTASLFAHFLIMAFLVFSFLKDGHRIIKRVCYLSPLRIEQENFIITSLRKVSKSVLFGSIFIAMLQGLVGGIGLALVSIPALFWGTLMGFCSLIPVLGTGIVWVPALIYLLIVGKYTAALFLLLWCGILVTGIDTVLRPIIVRESSRVSTIYVFLSILGGINAFGALGLLYGPLVLTFLMVMLDIYGEEFKDVLDSRNAYCLDDNEED, encoded by the coding sequence ATGATTCCTGCTAAAAATGAGCTTTTAAAGAGCTCTAAAATATACACAATATCTCTTCTTCTGCTTCTTTTTATATCTCTGGCTCTTGGCTACGCCGTCATAAGGCCGTTTTTAAATACCGTCATTATTTCAATTGTTCTGGCTGGATTGTTTTACCCTTTGAGCTGCCGGATAAGTTCACATATAGGCGGCAGGAAAGGGGTGGCAGCCTTTTTAACTGTGGTCATAATTGTTTTCGCAATCATCATTCCGGCTGTGTTCTTTTTTTTCGGGTTGCTTGGTCAGGGTGTTGATTCAGTTACAGCTATTAACAACTGGATAAAAACTACAGATTTTTCATCTCTCGTAAGCTCCTACAAGTTTGATTATTATATCAAATTAATTCAGGCGAAGTTACCTTTTATTCATATAGACAGTGGTGATATCCAGTCCAGAATATTGGAAATATCTCGAACTTTCGGCCAGATGATGTTGACCTCCGGTACCTGGATAGCAGGTAACACCGCCAGCCTTTTTGCCCATTTCTTAATTATGGCCTTTTTGGTTTTTTCTTTTCTAAAGGATGGGCATCGCATCATAAAACGAGTCTGCTATCTTTCTCCACTGAGGATAGAACAGGAAAATTTTATCATCACAAGTCTTCGTAAAGTTTCTAAGTCTGTTTTATTCGGCAGTATTTTTATTGCTATGCTCCAAGGTCTTGTTGGCGGAATAGGTCTGGCCCTAGTAAGCATCCCGGCTTTATTCTGGGGAACACTTATGGGATTCTGTTCACTGATTCCTGTACTGGGTACCGGGATAGTCTGGGTTCCAGCTCTGATTTATCTATTAATAGTCGGGAAATATACAGCAGCTCTTTTTCTTTTATTATGGTGTGGAATTTTAGTTACAGGAATCGATACGGTTCTAAGACCAATAATTGTTAGAGAATCTTCACGAGTTTCAACTATTTATGTATTTTTATCCATTTTAGGCGGTATTAATGCTTTTGGAGCTTTAGGATTGCTTTATGGACCGTTAGTTTTGACCTTCCTCATGGTTATGCTGGATATTTACGGTGAAGAATTTAAAGACGTTCTTGATAGTAGAAACGCATATTGTCTTGACGATAATGAGGAAGATTAG
- a CDS encoding hybrid sensor histidine kinase/response regulator — MGGKRILVVDDEKIVNLDIQVTLRRLGYDIAGEAVTGEEALQKAASLSPDLVLMDIKLRGEMDGIEAADLIIRNNDIPVVFLTAYSDEQTLNRAKLSGPFGYLLKPFEERDLRSAIEVALYKHTMEQDLKLAIREAESANEAKSSFLATVSHELRTPMNGIMGLTDILLSSRINAEQRDYLKLIKESAASLLGVLNDLLDYAKIEARILELREGVFDLKKSLQATIQAHESLAKRKGLFLECNIDPDVPLALKGDSGRLSQILNNLVSNAIKFTDDGGVVVEVFVKRGLPDKNIQSAKIVLEFSVSDTGVGIPQTKADKIFESFTQLENYMTRNKGGVGLGLTISYKLVSMLRGEIWMETEPAQGSDFHFTAEFELAGKQKKSDEQSISAQVSKFSKPYRILLADDNMITRRVVETFLGRMGCELEIVENGIEAINMLEKKNFDLVIMDVQMPVMDGFEATRIIRSGKTKNIRKDIPVLALTAHAMKGDRERCLDVGMSGYLAKPVSAGSLMSGIMSVLDAAENDADSTKNFKKNDSDPVLDIEGTLGRFEGNDALVREVYSHFMRTLPGHVAKLDEFSEVCDVDSMVEQAGIIRGMALDAGAKQISRSTVDIEKTVRTADIDAIQKAVSKLKKQSDLTLSAMAEYLFKSD; from the coding sequence ATGGGCGGCAAGAGAATTCTGGTCGTGGATGACGAAAAAATAGTCAATCTCGACATTCAGGTAACCCTGCGCAGGCTTGGATATGATATCGCCGGTGAAGCCGTAACTGGCGAAGAAGCCCTGCAAAAGGCAGCTTCTCTTTCACCCGATCTTGTTTTAATGGACATTAAGCTCCGTGGAGAAATGGACGGTATTGAAGCCGCTGATTTAATTATCAGAAATAATGATATTCCAGTTGTTTTTCTCACTGCTTATTCTGATGAGCAGACTCTTAACAGAGCTAAATTGTCCGGCCCGTTTGGATACCTCCTCAAACCTTTTGAAGAGCGTGATCTTCGTTCTGCTATTGAGGTCGCTTTATATAAGCACACAATGGAGCAGGACCTGAAGCTTGCCATTAGAGAAGCTGAATCTGCAAATGAAGCTAAAAGTTCATTCTTAGCCACTGTCAGTCATGAATTAAGAACTCCTATGAATGGTATCATGGGACTGACCGATATCTTACTCAGTTCAAGAATAAACGCTGAGCAGCGTGATTATCTCAAGCTGATCAAAGAATCTGCCGCTTCACTTTTAGGCGTTCTGAATGATCTTCTGGATTACGCAAAAATAGAAGCCAGAATTCTTGAACTTAGAGAAGGCGTTTTCGATCTGAAAAAAAGTTTGCAGGCAACGATACAGGCTCACGAATCTTTAGCTAAGAGAAAAGGTCTTTTTCTTGAGTGTAATATAGATCCAGATGTCCCCTTAGCCCTGAAGGGAGATTCCGGCAGATTATCGCAAATTTTGAATAATTTAGTCAGTAACGCAATTAAATTTACTGATGATGGTGGTGTGGTCGTCGAAGTTTTTGTCAAGCGTGGCCTGCCCGATAAAAATATTCAGTCTGCCAAAATTGTATTGGAATTTTCTGTTTCTGATACCGGAGTAGGCATCCCTCAGACCAAGGCTGATAAAATTTTTGAGAGTTTCACTCAGCTTGAAAATTATATGACTCGCAATAAAGGCGGGGTAGGTCTTGGACTTACGATTTCATATAAGCTTGTTTCAATGCTACGTGGTGAAATATGGATGGAAACGGAACCAGCTCAGGGCAGTGATTTCCATTTTACTGCGGAGTTTGAGCTGGCCGGTAAACAAAAGAAAAGCGATGAGCAGAGCATTTCTGCACAGGTTTCTAAATTTTCAAAGCCTTACCGTATTCTTCTCGCCGATGATAATATGATTACGAGACGTGTTGTTGAAACTTTTCTAGGTCGAATGGGATGCGAGCTGGAAATTGTTGAAAATGGTATCGAAGCTATTAACATGCTTGAAAAGAAAAATTTTGATCTCGTAATCATGGATGTCCAGATGCCTGTTATGGACGGGTTTGAAGCTACAAGGATTATCCGCTCCGGCAAAACAAAAAATATCAGGAAGGATATTCCTGTGCTGGCTTTGACCGCCCATGCTATGAAAGGAGACCGCGAGAGATGTCTCGATGTCGGAATGAGTGGATATCTTGCTAAACCGGTCAGTGCAGGCAGTCTGATGTCAGGGATTATGTCGGTTCTTGATGCTGCTGAAAATGATGCTGATTCTACAAAAAATTTCAAAAAAAATGATAGTGATCCTGTACTGGATATAGAAGGCACTCTTGGAAGGTTTGAAGGTAATGACGCTTTGGTCCGTGAAGTTTACAGTCATTTTATGAGAACTCTGCCGGGACATGTGGCCAAGCTGGATGAATTCAGTGAAGTGTGTGACGTTGACTCAATGGTTGAGCAGGCAGGAATAATAAGAGGGATGGCTCTTGATGCCGGAGCAAAGCAGATAAGCAGATCTACTGTTGATATTGAAAAGACTGTAAGAACAGCGGATATTGATGCTATACAGAAGGCTGTTTCAAAGTTGAAAAAGCAGTCTGATCTGACATTGTCAGCGATGGCTGAATATCTGTTTAAATCTGATTAA
- a CDS encoding amino acid ABC transporter ATP-binding protein: MKNDSIIKISNVYKFFGKLEALSDVSLEVKPGEKVVILGPSGSGKSTLLRSINRLEEIDRGEILVDGKNVHDPQNDINAIRQELGMVFQSFNLFPHKSVLENLTMAPMKLKGISKDEAIHTGMDLLNKVGIKDKADVYPSKLSGGQKQRVAIARALAMNPKIMLFDEPTSALDPEMIGEVLDVMKNLAIEGMTMVVVTHEMGFAREVADRIIFMDHGKIIESAPPEEFFNSAEHPRLKQFLDQIL, translated from the coding sequence ATGAAAAATGATTCAATAATTAAAATCAGCAATGTTTATAAATTTTTCGGTAAGCTTGAAGCTCTGTCTGATGTTTCTTTGGAAGTTAAGCCGGGTGAAAAGGTAGTTATTCTTGGCCCTTCAGGATCAGGTAAGAGTACTTTGCTGCGATCTATCAACAGGCTTGAAGAAATAGACAGGGGTGAAATCCTTGTCGATGGTAAAAATGTTCATGATCCGCAAAATGACATCAATGCCATCAGGCAGGAACTGGGAATGGTTTTTCAGTCATTCAACCTTTTCCCTCATAAAAGTGTTCTGGAAAATTTAACAATGGCCCCGATGAAATTGAAGGGAATATCAAAAGACGAAGCAATCCATACCGGTATGGATCTTTTGAACAAGGTCGGGATTAAAGATAAAGCCGATGTTTATCCTTCCAAACTTTCCGGTGGTCAAAAGCAGCGTGTTGCCATTGCGAGAGCTTTGGCGATGAATCCCAAAATTATGCTGTTTGATGAACCCACCTCGGCTCTTGATCCTGAAATGATCGGTGAAGTTCTTGATGTTATGAAAAATCTGGCGATTGAAGGGATGACAATGGTTGTTGTTACCCACGAAATGGGCTTTGCCCGCGAAGTTGCCGACCGTATTATTTTCATGGATCATGGTAAAATTATTGAATCTGCTCCACCTGAAGAATTTTTTAATTCTGCAGAGCATCCGAGGCTTAAACAGTTTCTTGATCAGATTTTATAG
- a CDS encoding amino acid ABC transporter permease, producing the protein MADKVVKIDVTDGASIPKTGDGIISAWWVSFIGAISIIAYLVIAQPDPYKDILLFVPDGILVTFKVTIFSIMGALVLGLLTGLGRLSKNKLINLIASTYVEVVRGIPLLVQLFYIYYALGRFFTVPDTLSAIIAMSVCYGAYMGEVFRAGIESIDDGQTEASRSLGFNSRQTMFMVILPQAWRTILPPVGNEFIALLKDTSLVSIIAVADILRRGREFAAESFNYFETYTMIALLYLLITLILSRGVSYMEKRLSQYEK; encoded by the coding sequence ATGGCAGACAAAGTTGTTAAAATTGACGTTACAGATGGTGCCAGCATTCCCAAAACAGGTGACGGGATAATAAGTGCATGGTGGGTATCATTTATCGGAGCGATTTCAATAATCGCGTATCTGGTAATTGCCCAGCCCGATCCTTACAAAGATATTTTATTATTTGTTCCAGACGGGATACTGGTTACCTTTAAAGTTACTATTTTTTCTATCATGGGGGCTTTGGTTCTCGGGCTGCTCACAGGTCTGGGAAGGCTTTCTAAAAATAAACTGATAAACCTGATAGCTTCTACTTATGTTGAAGTTGTTCGCGGTATTCCCCTTCTTGTTCAGCTTTTTTACATTTATTACGCTTTGGGAAGATTTTTTACTGTTCCCGATACTCTTTCCGCAATTATCGCAATGAGTGTCTGTTATGGAGCATATATGGGTGAAGTTTTCAGGGCTGGCATTGAGTCTATTGATGACGGGCAGACCGAAGCATCCCGTTCTTTAGGATTTAATTCTCGTCAGACCATGTTCATGGTTATTCTTCCTCAGGCATGGCGGACAATACTTCCTCCTGTCGGCAATGAATTTATTGCATTACTTAAGGATACTTCACTTGTCTCGATTATCGCTGTTGCGGATATTTTGCGTAGAGGGCGTGAATTTGCCGCTGAAAGTTTCAATTATTTTGAAACTTATACCATGATCGCGCTGCTGTATCTGCTGATTACACTGATTCTTTCCAGAGGGGTCAGCTATATGGAAAAGAGGTTGAGCCAGTATGAAAAATGA
- a CDS encoding basic amino acid ABC transporter substrate-binding protein, with the protein MFRKVFLIVLAMTFVASAAFAGAKKVISIASDCTWPPMEFVNSDKEIVGFSVDLMKAAAKAGGYDIKISNTAWDGIFAGLKAGKYDAICSSVSINEKRKKAMNFTVPYFEVKQAVVVPKDSDAKDLSAFSGKPVGAQIGTTGYFAIKKAEGAVAKSYDEIGLAMEDLYNGRLSAVVCDDPIAANYALQNKQYATKLKIAFIVKSDNPEYYGVAVNKKNNEVLDLLNKGIEAVKKNGEYDRIKAKWFGK; encoded by the coding sequence ATGTTCAGAAAAGTTTTTCTGATTGTTCTAGCTATGACGTTCGTTGCCAGCGCAGCTTTTGCAGGAGCTAAAAAGGTTATTTCAATAGCTTCGGACTGCACATGGCCACCGATGGAATTTGTTAATTCTGACAAAGAAATTGTCGGTTTTTCCGTTGATCTTATGAAAGCGGCAGCCAAGGCTGGTGGATATGACATTAAAATTTCCAACACAGCTTGGGATGGTATTTTTGCAGGCCTTAAAGCCGGAAAATATGATGCTATCTGCTCTTCCGTTTCAATTAACGAAAAACGTAAAAAAGCAATGAATTTTACAGTACCTTATTTTGAGGTCAAGCAGGCTGTTGTTGTTCCTAAAGACAGTGATGCCAAAGATCTTTCCGCATTTTCCGGTAAGCCTGTAGGAGCTCAGATCGGTACAACCGGATATTTTGCAATTAAAAAAGCTGAAGGTGCTGTTGCCAAATCTTATGATGAAATAGGCCTCGCTATGGAAGACCTCTACAATGGCAGGCTTTCAGCAGTTGTTTGTGATGATCCTATCGCTGCAAACTATGCCCTTCAGAATAAGCAGTATGCCACCAAGCTGAAAATTGCTTTTATTGTGAAAAGTGATAACCCGGAATACTATGGTGTCGCTGTAAATAAAAAGAATAATGAAGTCCTTGATCTCCTTAATAAGGGAATTGAAGCTGTTAAAAAGAATGGCGAATATGACCGTATCAAAGCTAAATGGTTTGGAAAATAG